In the genome of Andrena cerasifolii isolate SP2316 chromosome 5, iyAndCera1_principal, whole genome shotgun sequence, one region contains:
- the Pip5k59b gene encoding phosphatidylinositol 4-phosphate 5-kinase 59B isoform X1, protein MDRKKARTYKMASGDNVDEIEVVETSFAVPTQATEDHLRPEQSTDEDNKSTGDKVTALDSSVIQHGTTGPKTPVGVSRNKSERERKIGHRRVGVGGEITYKKIQTTQIMGSIQLGIQHAVGGLASKPERDLLMQDFMTVETTNFPSEGSNHTPAHHFSEFKFKNYAPIAFRYFRDLFGIQPDDFLMSMCSAPLRELSNPGASGSIFYLTDDDEFIIKTVQHKEGEFLQTLLPGYYMNLNQNPRTLLPKFFGLYCYRCNSKNVRLVAMNNLLPSAIKLHQKYDLKGSTYKRKASKTERSKSSPTYKDLDFMEHHPEGIFLEADTYNALVKTIQRDCRVLESFKIMDYSLLVGIHNLDQAAREKTVSTRLRDAPESRGSMQTYKMRYLWAQQEQRLSASADEDVADVGGESAGFIQAERERERDDRIGANALNRSRSINRQRLVAHSTAMESIQAESEPIDEEDDVPPGGIPARNARGERLLLFIGVIDILQSYRLKKKLEHTWKSMIHDGDTVSVHRPGFYAQRFQDFMAKTVFKKIPSPLKHSPSKRKSITRPLRPLDGDFDSTAVPTTGSSTMHATSPTKAVSPIDPATSTTSTVMTGSAPIATSTPVNFATGTVSPPPLTLAPGPGPPHQEQPVQATPMGKVTTYPAVLKGRTAASPPNPNLVPSGKIPPPVPPRGSGQSRTGRSSEEHRGPGTATSTSSMASSRGGTLPSTCSTPPPSFDDAVRSNDQTLASGGQLQQAATTTILTSSLSSAQSKQNRVVHHVTLSKTYHDAVSISDVHLESSGSGSGSGGRETKSSLSVESGGSSRGGGGLTWTPPAGSAEGSTPTWTEGTPSFTESSSSGDAGCPTTPIRGSQRQDDGGRVAATVEEALASLTTEMSCLSWFTLFAPVSDPPVVERNEEIVVNEYNTLQNLYARERERERIDCGACEPLLSAHLETLPPPPLGINVKAR, encoded by the exons ATGGATCGAAAGAAGGCACGCACGTACAAAATGGCTTCGGGGGACAATGTGGACGAGATCGAGGTGGTCGAGACGAGCTTCGCGGTGCCGACGCAGGCCACGGAGGATCATCTGAGGCCGGAGCAGTCGACGGACGAGGACA ATAAATCGACCGGGGATAAGGTGACGGCACTTGAC AGCTCGGTAATTCAACATGGAACCACCGGGCCCAAAACCCCAGTGGGGGTGTCCAGAAACAAGTCGGAGCGAGAAAGAAAGATTGGCCACCGGAGAGTTGGAGTGGGAGGTGAAATCACGTACAAAAAG ATCCAAACGACACAAATTATGGGATCCATCCAATTGGGCATACAACACGCGGTCGGCGGTTTGGCGAGCAAACCGGAGCGTGATCTGTTAATGCAAGACTTCATGACCGTGGAGACGACGAATTTTCCTAGCGAGGGCTCCAATCACACTCCCGCCCACCATTTCTCCGAGTTCAAGTTCAAAAATTACGCACCCATTGCATTTCGCTACTTTCGAGATCTCTTTGGCATTCAACCAGACGACTTTCTG ATGTCGATGTGTAGTGCTCCGTTACGCGAATTATCGAACCCCGGCGCTAGCGGAAGTATCTTTTATCTAACAGATGATGACGAGTTCATCATAAAGACTGTGCAACACAAAGAAGGAGAGTTTCTGCAAACGCTTCTTCCAGGATATTATATG AATCTGAATCAGAACCCGAGGACGTTGTTGCCAAAATTCTTCGGGTTGTATTGCTATCGGTGTAATAGTAAAAATGTTAGATTAGTCGCTATGAATAATCTTCTGCCCTCGGCGATAAAGCTGCACCAGAAGTACGATTTGAAAGGGTCAACGTACAAGAGGAAG GCGTCGAAAACGGAGAGATCGAAGTCCTCGCCGACTTACAAGGATCTAGACTTCATGGAGCATCATCCCGAGGGAATCTTTCTGGAGGCCGACACGTATAACGCCCTGGTTAAAACCATTCAAAGAGACTGTCGGGTATTGGAGAGCTTCAAAATCATGGATTACTCTTTGCTCGTTGGTATACACAATCTCGACCAGGCTGCACGGGAAAAAACGGTGAGTACGCGGCTCAGAGATGCGCCGGAGAGTCGCGGTTCCATGCAGACGTATAAAATGCGATATCTGTGGGCGCAGCAGGAGCAGAGGTTATCAGCGAGCGCGGACGAGGATGTGGCGGATGTAGGAGGCGAGAGCGCGGGATTCATTCAAGCGGAGCGGGAGCGGGAGAGAGATGACAGAATAGGAGCCAACGCTCTGAACCGATCGCGTAGCATAAACCGACAAAGGCTGGTCGCGCATAGTACCGCTATGGAGAGTATTCAGGCTGAAAGCGAGCCGATAGACGAAGAGGACGATGTACC TCCAGGTGGTATCCCCGCTCGCAACGCTCGTGGTGAACGCCTGTTGCTCTTCATCGGTGTTATTGACATTTTGCAAAGTTACAGGCTTAAGAAAAAGCTCGAGCACACGTGGAAATCGATGATACACGACGGT GACACCGTGTCCGTACACCGGCCGGGATTCTACGCGCAACGTTTTCAAGATTTCATGGCCAAGACAGTATTCAAGAAGATACCGTCAC CGTTGAAACATTCCCCGTCGAAGAGAAAAAGCATCACCAGGCCGCTCAGGCCATTGGACGGCGACTTCGATTCAACTG CGGTGCCGACAACCGGAAGTTCGACAATGCATGCTACGTCACCCACCAAGGCCG TGAGCCCGATAGACCCTGCGACCAGCACAACCAGCACGGTGATGACGGGTTCCGCGCCGATCGCCACCTCCACCCCAGTCAACTTCGCAACGGGCACGGTGAGCCCACCGCCGTTGACCTTGGCCCCTGGTCCAGGTCCTCCTCATCAAGAGCAACCAGTCCAGGCGACCCCGATGGGCAAGGTCACGACTTATCCAGCCGTCCTGAAGGGCAggaccgccgccagcccgccgaatCCGAACCTGGTACCCTCCGGCAAGATTCCGCCCCCCGTACCGCCAAGAGGCAGCGGTCAGTCGAGGACGGGCAGGTCCTCGGAGGAGCACCGTGGCCCCGGGACGGCCACCTCCACGTCCTCGATGGCGTCCAGTCGAG GTGGCACCCTTCCTTCCACCTGCTCCACCCCGCCCCCGTCCTTTGACGATGCAGTGCGCTCGAACGACCAAACCCTGGCCTCCGGTGGTCAACTTCAGCAAGCTGCAACGACCACGATCTTAACGAGCAGTCTGAGCAGTGCTCAATCCAAGCAGAACAGGGTCGTGCACCACGTCACCCTTTCGAAGACTTATCACGATGCCGTGAG CATATCCGACGTGCACCTGGAGAGCAGTGGTAGCGGGAGCGGAAGCGGCGGAAGGGAAACAAAGTCGTCGCTGAGCGTCGAGAGCGGCGGTAGCAGTCGAGGGGGTGGCGGTCTGACCTGGACACCGCCTGCGGGCAGCGCCGAGGGTTCAACCCCTACATGGACCGAGGGAACACCGTCCTTTACCGAGAGCTCCAGCAGCGGTGACGCAG GTTGCCCGACGACGCCGATCAGGGGCAGCCAGCGTCAGGACGACGGAGGGAGGGTCGCGGCCACCGTCGAGGAGGCGCTAGCCAGTCTCACTACGGAAATG tcCTGCTTATCCTGGTTTACTTTATTTGCACCCGTTTCAGACCCACCTGTAGTCGAGCGAAACGAAGAGATAGTTGTAAACGAGTACAATACATTGCAAAATTTGTATGcacgagagagagaaagagagagaattgACTGCGGAGCCTGTGAACCCTTGCTGTCGGCGCATTTAGAAACCCTCCCACCTCCCCCTCTCGGAATTAACGTGAAAGCGCGTTAG
- the Pip5k59b gene encoding phosphatidylinositol 4-phosphate 5-kinase 59B isoform X6, whose amino-acid sequence MDRKKARTYKMASGDNVDEIEVVETSFAVPTQATEDHLRPEQSTDEDNKSTGDKVTALDSSVIQHGTTGPKTPVGVSRNKSERERKIGHRRVGVGGEITYKKIQTTQIMGSIQLGIQHAVGGLASKPERDLLMQDFMTVETTNFPSEGSNHTPAHHFSEFKFKNYAPIAFRYFRDLFGIQPDDFLMSMCSAPLRELSNPGASGSIFYLTDDDEFIIKTVQHKEGEFLQTLLPGYYMNLNQNPRTLLPKFFGLYCYRCNSKNVRLVAMNNLLPSAIKLHQKYDLKGSTYKRKASKTERSKSSPTYKDLDFMEHHPEGIFLEADTYNALVKTIQRDCRVLESFKIMDYSLLVGIHNLDQAAREKTVSTRLRDAPESRGSMQTYKMRYLWAQQEQRLSASADEDVADVGGESAGFIQAERERERDDRIGANALNRSRSINRQRLVAHSTAMESIQAESEPIDEEDDVPPGGIPARNARGERLLLFIGVIDILQSYRLKKKLEHTWKSMIHDGDTVSVHRPGFYAQRFQDFMAKTVFKKIPSPLKHSPSKRKSITRPLRPLDGDFDSTAVPTTGSSTMHATSPTKAVSPIDPATSTTSTVMTGSAPIATSTPVNFATGTVSPPPLTLAPGPGPPHQEQPVQATPMGKVTTYPAVLKGRTAASPPNPNLVPSGKIPPPVPPRGSGQSRTGRSSEEHRGPGTATSTSSMASSRGGTLPSTCSTPPPSFDDAVRSNDQTLASGGQLQQAATTTILTSSLSSAQSKQNRVVHHVTLSKTYHDAVSISDVHLESSGSGSGSGGRETKSSLSVESGGSSRGGGGLTWTPPAGSAEGSTPTWTEGTPSFTESSSSGDAGCPTTPIRGSQRQDDGGRVAATVEEALASLTTEMRRTSDHAKDLGEQRTSLSMYRQVRTSFKRASTNHASIMRSMQRALSIQRRGP is encoded by the exons ATGGATCGAAAGAAGGCACGCACGTACAAAATGGCTTCGGGGGACAATGTGGACGAGATCGAGGTGGTCGAGACGAGCTTCGCGGTGCCGACGCAGGCCACGGAGGATCATCTGAGGCCGGAGCAGTCGACGGACGAGGACA ATAAATCGACCGGGGATAAGGTGACGGCACTTGAC AGCTCGGTAATTCAACATGGAACCACCGGGCCCAAAACCCCAGTGGGGGTGTCCAGAAACAAGTCGGAGCGAGAAAGAAAGATTGGCCACCGGAGAGTTGGAGTGGGAGGTGAAATCACGTACAAAAAG ATCCAAACGACACAAATTATGGGATCCATCCAATTGGGCATACAACACGCGGTCGGCGGTTTGGCGAGCAAACCGGAGCGTGATCTGTTAATGCAAGACTTCATGACCGTGGAGACGACGAATTTTCCTAGCGAGGGCTCCAATCACACTCCCGCCCACCATTTCTCCGAGTTCAAGTTCAAAAATTACGCACCCATTGCATTTCGCTACTTTCGAGATCTCTTTGGCATTCAACCAGACGACTTTCTG ATGTCGATGTGTAGTGCTCCGTTACGCGAATTATCGAACCCCGGCGCTAGCGGAAGTATCTTTTATCTAACAGATGATGACGAGTTCATCATAAAGACTGTGCAACACAAAGAAGGAGAGTTTCTGCAAACGCTTCTTCCAGGATATTATATG AATCTGAATCAGAACCCGAGGACGTTGTTGCCAAAATTCTTCGGGTTGTATTGCTATCGGTGTAATAGTAAAAATGTTAGATTAGTCGCTATGAATAATCTTCTGCCCTCGGCGATAAAGCTGCACCAGAAGTACGATTTGAAAGGGTCAACGTACAAGAGGAAG GCGTCGAAAACGGAGAGATCGAAGTCCTCGCCGACTTACAAGGATCTAGACTTCATGGAGCATCATCCCGAGGGAATCTTTCTGGAGGCCGACACGTATAACGCCCTGGTTAAAACCATTCAAAGAGACTGTCGGGTATTGGAGAGCTTCAAAATCATGGATTACTCTTTGCTCGTTGGTATACACAATCTCGACCAGGCTGCACGGGAAAAAACGGTGAGTACGCGGCTCAGAGATGCGCCGGAGAGTCGCGGTTCCATGCAGACGTATAAAATGCGATATCTGTGGGCGCAGCAGGAGCAGAGGTTATCAGCGAGCGCGGACGAGGATGTGGCGGATGTAGGAGGCGAGAGCGCGGGATTCATTCAAGCGGAGCGGGAGCGGGAGAGAGATGACAGAATAGGAGCCAACGCTCTGAACCGATCGCGTAGCATAAACCGACAAAGGCTGGTCGCGCATAGTACCGCTATGGAGAGTATTCAGGCTGAAAGCGAGCCGATAGACGAAGAGGACGATGTACC TCCAGGTGGTATCCCCGCTCGCAACGCTCGTGGTGAACGCCTGTTGCTCTTCATCGGTGTTATTGACATTTTGCAAAGTTACAGGCTTAAGAAAAAGCTCGAGCACACGTGGAAATCGATGATACACGACGGT GACACCGTGTCCGTACACCGGCCGGGATTCTACGCGCAACGTTTTCAAGATTTCATGGCCAAGACAGTATTCAAGAAGATACCGTCAC CGTTGAAACATTCCCCGTCGAAGAGAAAAAGCATCACCAGGCCGCTCAGGCCATTGGACGGCGACTTCGATTCAACTG CGGTGCCGACAACCGGAAGTTCGACAATGCATGCTACGTCACCCACCAAGGCCG TGAGCCCGATAGACCCTGCGACCAGCACAACCAGCACGGTGATGACGGGTTCCGCGCCGATCGCCACCTCCACCCCAGTCAACTTCGCAACGGGCACGGTGAGCCCACCGCCGTTGACCTTGGCCCCTGGTCCAGGTCCTCCTCATCAAGAGCAACCAGTCCAGGCGACCCCGATGGGCAAGGTCACGACTTATCCAGCCGTCCTGAAGGGCAggaccgccgccagcccgccgaatCCGAACCTGGTACCCTCCGGCAAGATTCCGCCCCCCGTACCGCCAAGAGGCAGCGGTCAGTCGAGGACGGGCAGGTCCTCGGAGGAGCACCGTGGCCCCGGGACGGCCACCTCCACGTCCTCGATGGCGTCCAGTCGAG GTGGCACCCTTCCTTCCACCTGCTCCACCCCGCCCCCGTCCTTTGACGATGCAGTGCGCTCGAACGACCAAACCCTGGCCTCCGGTGGTCAACTTCAGCAAGCTGCAACGACCACGATCTTAACGAGCAGTCTGAGCAGTGCTCAATCCAAGCAGAACAGGGTCGTGCACCACGTCACCCTTTCGAAGACTTATCACGATGCCGTGAG CATATCCGACGTGCACCTGGAGAGCAGTGGTAGCGGGAGCGGAAGCGGCGGAAGGGAAACAAAGTCGTCGCTGAGCGTCGAGAGCGGCGGTAGCAGTCGAGGGGGTGGCGGTCTGACCTGGACACCGCCTGCGGGCAGCGCCGAGGGTTCAACCCCTACATGGACCGAGGGAACACCGTCCTTTACCGAGAGCTCCAGCAGCGGTGACGCAG GTTGCCCGACGACGCCGATCAGGGGCAGCCAGCGTCAGGACGACGGAGGGAGGGTCGCGGCCACCGTCGAGGAGGCGCTAGCCAGTCTCACTACGGAAATG AGACGAACGAGCGACCACGCGAAGGATCTTGGGGAACAAAGAACATCCCTTTCGATGTACAGGCAAGTGAGAACGAGTTTCAAACGAGCCAGTACGAACCACGCGTCGATCATGAGGAGCATGCAAAGAGCGTTGAGCATTCAACGTCGGGGGCCATAA
- the Pip5k59b gene encoding phosphatidylinositol 4-phosphate 5-kinase 59B isoform X13: protein MDRKKARTYKMASGDNVDEIEVVETSFAVPTQATEDHLRPEQSTDEDNKSTGDKVTALDSSVIQHGTTGPKTPVGVSRNKSERERKIGHRRVGVGGEITYKKIQTTQIMGSIQLGIQHAVGGLASKPERDLLMQDFMTVETTNFPSEGSNHTPAHHFSEFKFKNYAPIAFRYFRDLFGIQPDDFLMSMCSAPLRELSNPGASGSIFYLTDDDEFIIKTVQHKEGEFLQTLLPGYYMNLNQNPRTLLPKFFGLYCYRCNSKNVRLVAMNNLLPSAIKLHQKYDLKGSTYKRKASKTERSKSSPTYKDLDFMEHHPEGIFLEADTYNALVKTIQRDCRVLESFKIMDYSLLVGIHNLDQAAREKTQEQRLSASADEDVADVGGESAGFIQAERERERDDRIGANALNRSRSINRQRLVAHSTAMESIQAESEPIDEEDDVPSPGGIPARNARGERLLLFIGVIDILQSYRLKKKLEHTWKSMIHDGDTVSVHRPGFYAQRFQDFMAKTVFKKIPSLDLPEIKGNHRKFRNLVTSYIALKHSPSKRKSITRPLRPLDGDFDSTGGTLPSTCSTPPPSFDDAVRSNDQTLASGGQLQQAATTTILTSSLSSAQSKQNRVVHHVTLSKTYHDAVSISDVHLESSGSGSGSGGRETKSSLSVESGGSSRGGGGLTWTPPAGSAEGSTPTWTEGTPSFTESSSSGDAGCPTTPIRGSQRQDDGGRVAATVEEALASLTTEMSCLSWFTLFAPVSDPPVVERNEEIVVNEYNTLQNLYARERERERIDCGACEPLLSAHLETLPPPPLGINVKAR, encoded by the exons ATGGATCGAAAGAAGGCACGCACGTACAAAATGGCTTCGGGGGACAATGTGGACGAGATCGAGGTGGTCGAGACGAGCTTCGCGGTGCCGACGCAGGCCACGGAGGATCATCTGAGGCCGGAGCAGTCGACGGACGAGGACA ATAAATCGACCGGGGATAAGGTGACGGCACTTGAC AGCTCGGTAATTCAACATGGAACCACCGGGCCCAAAACCCCAGTGGGGGTGTCCAGAAACAAGTCGGAGCGAGAAAGAAAGATTGGCCACCGGAGAGTTGGAGTGGGAGGTGAAATCACGTACAAAAAG ATCCAAACGACACAAATTATGGGATCCATCCAATTGGGCATACAACACGCGGTCGGCGGTTTGGCGAGCAAACCGGAGCGTGATCTGTTAATGCAAGACTTCATGACCGTGGAGACGACGAATTTTCCTAGCGAGGGCTCCAATCACACTCCCGCCCACCATTTCTCCGAGTTCAAGTTCAAAAATTACGCACCCATTGCATTTCGCTACTTTCGAGATCTCTTTGGCATTCAACCAGACGACTTTCTG ATGTCGATGTGTAGTGCTCCGTTACGCGAATTATCGAACCCCGGCGCTAGCGGAAGTATCTTTTATCTAACAGATGATGACGAGTTCATCATAAAGACTGTGCAACACAAAGAAGGAGAGTTTCTGCAAACGCTTCTTCCAGGATATTATATG AATCTGAATCAGAACCCGAGGACGTTGTTGCCAAAATTCTTCGGGTTGTATTGCTATCGGTGTAATAGTAAAAATGTTAGATTAGTCGCTATGAATAATCTTCTGCCCTCGGCGATAAAGCTGCACCAGAAGTACGATTTGAAAGGGTCAACGTACAAGAGGAAG GCGTCGAAAACGGAGAGATCGAAGTCCTCGCCGACTTACAAGGATCTAGACTTCATGGAGCATCATCCCGAGGGAATCTTTCTGGAGGCCGACACGTATAACGCCCTGGTTAAAACCATTCAAAGAGACTGTCGGGTATTGGAGAGCTTCAAAATCATGGATTACTCTTTGCTCGTTGGTATACACAATCTCGACCAGGCTGCACGGGAAAAAACG CAGGAGCAGAGGTTATCAGCGAGCGCGGACGAGGATGTGGCGGATGTAGGAGGCGAGAGCGCGGGATTCATTCAAGCGGAGCGGGAGCGGGAGAGAGATGACAGAATAGGAGCCAACGCTCTGAACCGATCGCGTAGCATAAACCGACAAAGGCTGGTCGCGCATAGTACCGCTATGGAGAGTATTCAGGCTGAAAGCGAGCCGATAGACGAAGAGGACGATGTACC CAGTCCAGGTGGTATCCCCGCTCGCAACGCTCGTGGTGAACGCCTGTTGCTCTTCATCGGTGTTATTGACATTTTGCAAAGTTACAGGCTTAAGAAAAAGCTCGAGCACACGTGGAAATCGATGATACACGACGGT GACACCGTGTCCGTACACCGGCCGGGATTCTACGCGCAACGTTTTCAAGATTTCATGGCCAAGACAGTATTCAAGAAGATACCGTCAC TGGACCTGCCTGAGATTAAGGGGAATCATCGCAAATTCCGTAACCTCGTCACCAGCTACATAG CGTTGAAACATTCCCCGTCGAAGAGAAAAAGCATCACCAGGCCGCTCAGGCCATTGGACGGCGACTTCGATTCAACTG GTGGCACCCTTCCTTCCACCTGCTCCACCCCGCCCCCGTCCTTTGACGATGCAGTGCGCTCGAACGACCAAACCCTGGCCTCCGGTGGTCAACTTCAGCAAGCTGCAACGACCACGATCTTAACGAGCAGTCTGAGCAGTGCTCAATCCAAGCAGAACAGGGTCGTGCACCACGTCACCCTTTCGAAGACTTATCACGATGCCGTGAG CATATCCGACGTGCACCTGGAGAGCAGTGGTAGCGGGAGCGGAAGCGGCGGAAGGGAAACAAAGTCGTCGCTGAGCGTCGAGAGCGGCGGTAGCAGTCGAGGGGGTGGCGGTCTGACCTGGACACCGCCTGCGGGCAGCGCCGAGGGTTCAACCCCTACATGGACCGAGGGAACACCGTCCTTTACCGAGAGCTCCAGCAGCGGTGACGCAG GTTGCCCGACGACGCCGATCAGGGGCAGCCAGCGTCAGGACGACGGAGGGAGGGTCGCGGCCACCGTCGAGGAGGCGCTAGCCAGTCTCACTACGGAAATG tcCTGCTTATCCTGGTTTACTTTATTTGCACCCGTTTCAGACCCACCTGTAGTCGAGCGAAACGAAGAGATAGTTGTAAACGAGTACAATACATTGCAAAATTTGTATGcacgagagagagaaagagagagaattgACTGCGGAGCCTGTGAACCCTTGCTGTCGGCGCATTTAGAAACCCTCCCACCTCCCCCTCTCGGAATTAACGTGAAAGCGCGTTAG
- the Pip5k59b gene encoding phosphatidylinositol 4-phosphate 5-kinase 59B isoform X10 — MDRKKARTYKMASGDNVDEIEVVETSFAVPTQATEDHLRPEQSTDEDNKSTGDKVTALDSSVIQHGTTGPKTPVGVSRNKSERERKIGHRRVGVGGEITYKKIQTTQIMGSIQLGIQHAVGGLASKPERDLLMQDFMTVETTNFPSEGSNHTPAHHFSEFKFKNYAPIAFRYFRDLFGIQPDDFLMSMCSAPLRELSNPGASGSIFYLTDDDEFIIKTVQHKEGEFLQTLLPGYYMNLNQNPRTLLPKFFGLYCYRCNSKNVRLVAMNNLLPSAIKLHQKYDLKGSTYKRKASKTERSKSSPTYKDLDFMEHHPEGIFLEADTYNALVKTIQRDCRVLESFKIMDYSLLVGIHNLDQAAREKTVSTRLRDAPESRGSMQTYKMRYLWAQQEQRLSASADEDVADVGGESAGFIQAERERERDDRIGANALNRSRSINRQRLVAHSTAMESIQAESEPIDEEDDVPPGGIPARNARGERLLLFIGVIDILQSYRLKKKLEHTWKSMIHDGDTVSVHRPGFYAQRFQDFMAKTVFKKIPSPLKHSPSKRKSITRPLRPLDGDFDSTAVPTTGSSTMHATSPTKAVSPIDPATSTTSTVMTGSAPIATSTPVNFATGTVSPPPLTLAPGPGPPHQEQPVQATPMGKVTTYPAVLKGRTAASPPNPNLVPSGKIPPPVPPRGSGQSRTGRSSEEHRGPGTATSTSSMASSRGGTLPSTCSTPPPSFDDAVRSNDQTLASGGQLQQAATTTILTSSLSSAQSKQNRVVHHVTLSKTYHDAVSISDVHLESSGSGSGSGGRETKSSLSVESGGSSRGGGGLTWTPPAGSAEGSTPTWTEGTPSFTESSSSGDAGCPTTPIRGSQRQDDGGRVAATVEEALASLTTEMTHL; from the exons ATGGATCGAAAGAAGGCACGCACGTACAAAATGGCTTCGGGGGACAATGTGGACGAGATCGAGGTGGTCGAGACGAGCTTCGCGGTGCCGACGCAGGCCACGGAGGATCATCTGAGGCCGGAGCAGTCGACGGACGAGGACA ATAAATCGACCGGGGATAAGGTGACGGCACTTGAC AGCTCGGTAATTCAACATGGAACCACCGGGCCCAAAACCCCAGTGGGGGTGTCCAGAAACAAGTCGGAGCGAGAAAGAAAGATTGGCCACCGGAGAGTTGGAGTGGGAGGTGAAATCACGTACAAAAAG ATCCAAACGACACAAATTATGGGATCCATCCAATTGGGCATACAACACGCGGTCGGCGGTTTGGCGAGCAAACCGGAGCGTGATCTGTTAATGCAAGACTTCATGACCGTGGAGACGACGAATTTTCCTAGCGAGGGCTCCAATCACACTCCCGCCCACCATTTCTCCGAGTTCAAGTTCAAAAATTACGCACCCATTGCATTTCGCTACTTTCGAGATCTCTTTGGCATTCAACCAGACGACTTTCTG ATGTCGATGTGTAGTGCTCCGTTACGCGAATTATCGAACCCCGGCGCTAGCGGAAGTATCTTTTATCTAACAGATGATGACGAGTTCATCATAAAGACTGTGCAACACAAAGAAGGAGAGTTTCTGCAAACGCTTCTTCCAGGATATTATATG AATCTGAATCAGAACCCGAGGACGTTGTTGCCAAAATTCTTCGGGTTGTATTGCTATCGGTGTAATAGTAAAAATGTTAGATTAGTCGCTATGAATAATCTTCTGCCCTCGGCGATAAAGCTGCACCAGAAGTACGATTTGAAAGGGTCAACGTACAAGAGGAAG GCGTCGAAAACGGAGAGATCGAAGTCCTCGCCGACTTACAAGGATCTAGACTTCATGGAGCATCATCCCGAGGGAATCTTTCTGGAGGCCGACACGTATAACGCCCTGGTTAAAACCATTCAAAGAGACTGTCGGGTATTGGAGAGCTTCAAAATCATGGATTACTCTTTGCTCGTTGGTATACACAATCTCGACCAGGCTGCACGGGAAAAAACGGTGAGTACGCGGCTCAGAGATGCGCCGGAGAGTCGCGGTTCCATGCAGACGTATAAAATGCGATATCTGTGGGCGCAGCAGGAGCAGAGGTTATCAGCGAGCGCGGACGAGGATGTGGCGGATGTAGGAGGCGAGAGCGCGGGATTCATTCAAGCGGAGCGGGAGCGGGAGAGAGATGACAGAATAGGAGCCAACGCTCTGAACCGATCGCGTAGCATAAACCGACAAAGGCTGGTCGCGCATAGTACCGCTATGGAGAGTATTCAGGCTGAAAGCGAGCCGATAGACGAAGAGGACGATGTACC TCCAGGTGGTATCCCCGCTCGCAACGCTCGTGGTGAACGCCTGTTGCTCTTCATCGGTGTTATTGACATTTTGCAAAGTTACAGGCTTAAGAAAAAGCTCGAGCACACGTGGAAATCGATGATACACGACGGT GACACCGTGTCCGTACACCGGCCGGGATTCTACGCGCAACGTTTTCAAGATTTCATGGCCAAGACAGTATTCAAGAAGATACCGTCAC CGTTGAAACATTCCCCGTCGAAGAGAAAAAGCATCACCAGGCCGCTCAGGCCATTGGACGGCGACTTCGATTCAACTG CGGTGCCGACAACCGGAAGTTCGACAATGCATGCTACGTCACCCACCAAGGCCG TGAGCCCGATAGACCCTGCGACCAGCACAACCAGCACGGTGATGACGGGTTCCGCGCCGATCGCCACCTCCACCCCAGTCAACTTCGCAACGGGCACGGTGAGCCCACCGCCGTTGACCTTGGCCCCTGGTCCAGGTCCTCCTCATCAAGAGCAACCAGTCCAGGCGACCCCGATGGGCAAGGTCACGACTTATCCAGCCGTCCTGAAGGGCAggaccgccgccagcccgccgaatCCGAACCTGGTACCCTCCGGCAAGATTCCGCCCCCCGTACCGCCAAGAGGCAGCGGTCAGTCGAGGACGGGCAGGTCCTCGGAGGAGCACCGTGGCCCCGGGACGGCCACCTCCACGTCCTCGATGGCGTCCAGTCGAG GTGGCACCCTTCCTTCCACCTGCTCCACCCCGCCCCCGTCCTTTGACGATGCAGTGCGCTCGAACGACCAAACCCTGGCCTCCGGTGGTCAACTTCAGCAAGCTGCAACGACCACGATCTTAACGAGCAGTCTGAGCAGTGCTCAATCCAAGCAGAACAGGGTCGTGCACCACGTCACCCTTTCGAAGACTTATCACGATGCCGTGAG CATATCCGACGTGCACCTGGAGAGCAGTGGTAGCGGGAGCGGAAGCGGCGGAAGGGAAACAAAGTCGTCGCTGAGCGTCGAGAGCGGCGGTAGCAGTCGAGGGGGTGGCGGTCTGACCTGGACACCGCCTGCGGGCAGCGCCGAGGGTTCAACCCCTACATGGACCGAGGGAACACCGTCCTTTACCGAGAGCTCCAGCAGCGGTGACGCAG GTTGCCCGACGACGCCGATCAGGGGCAGCCAGCGTCAGGACGACGGAGGGAGGGTCGCGGCCACCGTCGAGGAGGCGCTAGCCAGTCTCACTACGGAAATG ACCCACCTGTAG